The Apibacter raozihei DNA segment ATATTAAATCCGGCGGCATTTACCCAGCTTTTTAATTCCGATGATGGCATAAGTAATTTTATAGGCTGTTGGTATAATGTAAGGAATACCGGACTTATAAAACCTGCCCACCGAGGTAATACGGTTTTTTTCATAAAAACCAATAGAGAATATAATAACCAGCCGATAAATAAAATAATTATTGCCGGAGCCCAGGTGATATAAAACACCTTCATAAATCCTGCGGCTGTTTCCAATAAGTACGGATGTGCACTTGCATCGGTATGGTAAATTGCCTTATAAATTTCTCCGGTAAAGAAAAATACCGCATGTCCTAAGGGCATCAGCATAACACTTAAGATTAGAATAAAGTATACTATATAGACATACCATTTGGTTTTATCTTTAACAAACTGAAAAGCCAACCATATCCCGGGCAAAAACAAAGAGGCTGTCATAGCTGCAATTAAGGCTCCTGCCATGAGCCGCTCTGTTGAACCCTGTAGCATTAGCATAGCAATACCAGTATCCACTTTATCTGCATAAACTTCTGAAAACAACGGATAATCTTTAGGATTTACACTAAATCCCGCAATAAGAATATCTCCTGTAACCCAGCATAGGGATGCTATAATTGCTGATAGAAAAGATAAGTTAATTTTAGTCGGATAGTTCATATCTTCATAATTAGACGTTTAGAATTCTTTTTTTTCATTTTGACGATCTACTACAGACCTGTCTTCGGATATTCCTGCTTTCCAATAAGAATAAGCGTACAATTCTTCCTGTTTCCATTCTTTTTCTTTTCGTAAATAATGACGAATTTCTTTTACTGAGGAAAATTCAGCAGCTACGTACCCCGAACGAGAGCACTCGGGCAATGGTTGCTGTTTTACG contains these protein-coding regions:
- a CDS encoding DUF6796 family protein, whose protein sequence is MNYPTKINLSFLSAIIASLCWVTGDILIAGFSVNPKDYPLFSEVYADKVDTGIAMLMLQGSTERLMAGALIAAMTASLFLPGIWLAFQFVKDKTKWYVYIVYFILILSVMLMPLGHAVFFFTGEIYKAIYHTDASAHPYLLETAAGFMKVFYITWAPAIIILFIGWLLYSLLVFMKKTVLPRWAGFISPVFLTLYQQPIKLLMPSSELKSWVNAAGFNISYLVFFLLLLVLFRNKLLARKE